The Candidatus Methylomirabilota bacterium genome has a segment encoding these proteins:
- a CDS encoding M23 family metallopeptidase — MVRSTRLAAILLTLVCAPPVTVMAAPLDVRIVPAAPRQGDVVMLFVSGAGTARDVEGSLGGRPLVFFPHGAEYAALAGLDLETKPGKVAWSVGAVDASGTARKVAGSVTVKAGGFPVQRLTLPTPMVDLDPEAERRATNEAARLRALYDTASPERLWRGAFTQPVSSRKPGSGFGSRRVINGQPRMPHSGIDYSADRGTPVVASNRGRVALLGEFFFAGRLVALDHGLALYTLYFHLDGVAVTEGQIVEQGQIIGTVGTTGRSTGPHLHFAAQLGRARINPPDLYRLPVRD, encoded by the coding sequence ATGGTCCGCTCGACCCGGCTCGCCGCGATCCTCCTAACGCTGGTCTGCGCCCCGCCGGTGACCGTCATGGCTGCGCCGCTGGACGTGCGCATCGTGCCCGCCGCGCCGCGGCAGGGCGACGTGGTGATGCTCTTCGTGAGCGGCGCGGGGACCGCGCGTGACGTCGAGGGCAGCCTGGGTGGTCGGCCCCTCGTCTTCTTTCCCCACGGGGCCGAGTACGCCGCCCTGGCCGGGCTGGACCTCGAGACGAAGCCCGGCAAGGTGGCCTGGAGCGTCGGCGCGGTGGACGCGAGCGGGACGGCGCGAAAGGTCGCGGGCAGCGTCACCGTGAAGGCGGGCGGCTTCCCGGTGCAACGCCTCACGCTGCCCACCCCGATGGTGGACCTCGATCCGGAGGCCGAGCGGCGCGCGACCAACGAGGCCGCGCGGCTGCGCGCGCTCTATGATACGGCGTCGCCCGAGCGGCTCTGGCGGGGCGCCTTCACCCAGCCGGTTTCGAGCCGCAAGCCGGGCAGCGGGTTCGGCTCTCGCCGGGTCATCAATGGCCAGCCGAGGATGCCGCACTCGGGCATCGACTATTCGGCCGACCGTGGCACGCCGGTGGTGGCCTCCAACCGCGGGCGCGTGGCGCTGCTGGGCGAGTTCTTCTTCGCGGGGCGGCTGGTGGCGCTGGATCACGGCCTGGCCCTCTACACGCTCTACTTCCACCTCGATGGCGTGGCGGTGACCGAGGGGCAGATCGTGGAGCAGGGCCAGATCATCGGGACGGTGGGCACCACCGGCCGGTCGACCGGCCCGCATCTGCACTTCGCCGCGCAGCTCGGCCGCGCCCGCATCAACCCGCCGGATCTCTACCGGCTACCGGTCCGGGACTGA
- a CDS encoding PAC2 family protein, translating into MSDFLTIHEEPAGLRRPIIIMAFSGWNDAAESATTAARYLSQLWSSRPFASIDPETFYHFGLSRPYVRFKPGSRTEREIVWPSTDFSLAQPTELDRDVIVGVAIEPHLKWRTYCAAVLDLARRSGASLVLTLGALLAEVPHTKPIRLVGGSHDPEMSARLGLRPTRYEGPTGIVGVLNVLCRDASVPTASLWANVPHYVSGIENPRAALALVTRVLTLLHAEADLSDLREAAEQFDQNLSSIVAQNAKIADYVRKLERRHPDEEEESPAAPAQDELPPSADLVAEIEQFLRQQRPEGS; encoded by the coding sequence ATGAGCGATTTCTTGACGATTCACGAGGAGCCGGCGGGCCTGCGCCGGCCCATCATCATCATGGCGTTCTCCGGCTGGAACGACGCGGCGGAGTCGGCCACCACCGCGGCACGCTACCTGAGCCAGCTGTGGTCGTCCCGGCCGTTCGCCAGCATCGACCCGGAAACTTTCTACCACTTCGGCCTGTCGCGCCCCTACGTGCGGTTCAAGCCCGGCTCGCGCACCGAGCGCGAGATCGTGTGGCCGTCCACCGACTTCTCGCTCGCGCAGCCCACCGAGCTCGACCGCGACGTCATCGTGGGGGTGGCGATCGAGCCGCACCTCAAATGGCGGACCTACTGCGCGGCGGTGCTCGATCTGGCGCGGCGCTCCGGCGCCTCGCTGGTGCTCACGCTCGGCGCGCTGCTCGCGGAGGTGCCGCACACCAAACCGATTCGTCTCGTCGGCGGCTCCCACGATCCCGAGATGTCCGCGCGACTCGGGCTGCGTCCGACGCGCTACGAGGGCCCCACCGGCATCGTGGGCGTGCTGAACGTGCTCTGCCGCGACGCCAGCGTGCCCACCGCCAGCCTCTGGGCGAACGTGCCGCACTACGTGTCCGGCATCGAGAACCCGCGCGCGGCCCTGGCCCTGGTCACGCGCGTGCTGACCTTGCTCCACGCCGAGGCGGATCTGTCGGATCTCCGCGAGGCGGCCGAGCAGTTCGATCAGAACCTCAGCTCGATCGTGGCCCAGAACGCCAAGATCGCCGACTACGTCCGCAAGCTCGAGCGCCGGCACCCCGACGAGGAGGAGGAGTCGCCCGCCGCTCCCGCCCAGGACGAGCTGCCGCCCTCGGCGGATCTGGTCGCCGAGATCGAGCAGTTTCTCCGCCAGCAGCGGCCCGAAGGCTCCTAG